One region of Syntrophobacter fumaroxidans MPOB genomic DNA includes:
- a CDS encoding NAD(P)-dependent oxidoreductase: protein MTGGTDVPRVSLNTRIGWIGTGVMGLSMCGHVMRKGYATSVHNRTRHKAAPLVESGAGWADSPRQVAEQSDVVFTMLGFPQDVREVYFGRNGLLQAARPGIILVDMTTTEPSLAREIHQAAGEQGAFAVDAPVSGGDVGARNAALSIMLGGDREVVDAIRPILEAMGKNLVYLGPAGSGQHAKVCNQIVITGTMIGVCESLMYGFKAGLDLPTMLSSIKDGAAKCWTLDNLAPRILRRDFAPGFFVDHFIKDMGIALQEAARMGLSLPGLALTHQLYLAVKAQGHGKCGTQALILALEQMCGTVIQGKD from the coding sequence ATGACCGGCGGAACGGATGTCCCGCGCGTCTCTTTGAATACCCGCATCGGATGGATAGGCACGGGGGTGATGGGGCTTTCCATGTGCGGCCACGTGATGCGAAAGGGCTACGCCACGTCGGTGCATAATCGCACCAGGCACAAGGCGGCGCCCCTGGTGGAGAGCGGCGCGGGGTGGGCTGATTCTCCGAGGCAGGTCGCGGAGCAATCGGATGTCGTTTTCACCATGCTCGGTTTTCCGCAAGACGTGCGGGAGGTCTATTTCGGGCGGAACGGACTTCTCCAGGCGGCGCGGCCGGGGATCATACTGGTCGACATGACCACCACGGAGCCCTCCCTTGCGAGGGAGATCCATCAGGCGGCCGGGGAGCAGGGAGCTTTCGCCGTGGATGCTCCCGTATCGGGCGGGGACGTGGGCGCGCGCAACGCCGCCCTTTCCATCATGCTTGGAGGGGACCGGGAAGTCGTGGACGCCATCCGGCCCATCCTGGAAGCAATGGGGAAGAACCTCGTCTACCTGGGCCCCGCGGGTTCCGGCCAGCACGCCAAGGTGTGCAACCAGATCGTCATCACGGGAACCATGATCGGCGTTTGCGAAAGCCTCATGTACGGATTCAAGGCGGGCCTCGATCTTCCGACGATGCTCAGCTCGATCAAGGATGGAGCGGCCAAATGCTGGACCCTTGACAACCTCGCTCCCCGTATCCTCCGCAGGGATTTCGCTCCCGGTTTTTTCGTCGATCACTTCATCAAGGATATGGGCATCGCGCTCCAGGAAGCCGCCCGAATGGGTCTGTCCCTCCCCGGACTGGCCCTGACCCATCAGCTCTATCTGGCGGTAAAGGCCCAGGGGCACGGCAAGTGCGGGACCCAGGCCCTCATTCTTGCCCTCGAGCAGATGTGCGGGACCGTGATCCAGGGAAAAGACTGA
- a CDS encoding cupin domain-containing protein: MGDVSSAVKGKAFNLKGAVDYADGSVVSKTLIKADAGNVTLFAFDAGQGLSEHTAPFDAVVYVLDGEAEITIGGQPQNVVAGEMLIMPANITHALQARKPFKMLLVMIRGK, encoded by the coding sequence ATGGGTGATGTATCCAGCGCGGTGAAAGGCAAGGCATTCAACTTGAAAGGGGCCGTCGACTACGCGGACGGTTCCGTCGTCAGCAAGACCTTGATAAAGGCGGATGCCGGAAACGTAACGCTCTTCGCATTCGATGCGGGCCAGGGGCTGAGCGAGCACACGGCCCCCTTTGACGCGGTGGTCTACGTACTGGACGGAGAGGCTGAAATCACCATCGGCGGGCAGCCGCAGAATGTCGTCGCGGGCGAAATGCTGATCATGCCGGCCAATATCACCCATGCCCTTCAAGCCAGGAAACCGTTCAAAATGTTGCTGGTCATGATTCGCGGGAAGTAG
- a CDS encoding PAS domain-containing hybrid sensor histidine kinase/response regulator encodes MKRSRSLLRIFLWNAVIAVLVALVAAGMLTNLTLRSVEKNLPNTLLEQLHDVARIIEDLADVVSAAELTRAVPSSENLKRLRGEVDAANNAVVRLRNTYVFDNLIQASAIHAVVAPALADARVWLSEGVSGYGPESETTIGVVLLRISKAFHKARALNHASEEKAQAILNEQRTRLDRFLFSVNLLFSLAVVITFAMVFLLVFQHILQRRENEARAERRRAEQSLRESEHKFKTLFNNAGDGIAIHDLEGRFLEVNQVLCDRLGYSKEELLRLGLMGIDASEGSVLLPEWVDELTHKGSAFVETIHAVRDGSRIPVEVNSRMVDFGGERAILSMVRDITERKHAEGALRESEATLKSIFRVAPIGIGLLTDGILKQVNDRLCRMVCYSRQELVGGSARMLYLDQEEFERAGKEEHAQIRHWGTGTVETLWKRGDGAVIDVLLSSTPIDPTDLAAGVTFTALDISERKRAEAALSESQARFRELAELLPETIFEMDADGRLTFVNRNAYDHFGYSKEEIERGVNGYMMISPEDRPKAAENARRVMAGERIGLNEYKALRKDGCTFPVIIHSSAKLDDGKPSGIRGIIIDITETKKLEAQLRQAQKMEALGTLAGGIAHDFNNILAAILGYTEMALTDVSRNNPAGHYLEQVLKACHRAKELVRQILATSRLRKPQERARTQIAPIVKEALKLLRASLPATIEIRSNIETQTGGAMVDPTEVHQVVVNLCTNAFHAMEERGGVLEVSLAEVTIDEEADASPAGLRSGNYLRLTVGDTGHGIDPAIRERIFDPYFTTKEVGKGSGLGLAAVHGIMKNYGGAVTVDSDPGVGTRFDVYFPSVEVAQREEAPEEKAPPLGKAERILLVDDEDVLVEMGKSVLEHLGYKVRGVTDSVEALELFRAQPDRFDLVITDYTMPRMTGVALAREMMRIRPDIPIVLCTGFSERVTEEAVKEEGIRTLAMKPLEMREIAEVIRGILDEESGP; translated from the coding sequence ATGAAACGGTCTCGCAGCCTGCTGAGGATATTTTTGTGGAACGCCGTCATTGCCGTTCTGGTTGCCCTCGTTGCCGCCGGGATGTTGACCAACCTCACCCTGCGCTCGGTGGAGAAAAACCTGCCGAATACACTGCTCGAACAGCTGCACGACGTGGCACGCATCATCGAGGATCTTGCGGATGTCGTGTCCGCGGCTGAATTGACCAGGGCCGTCCCGAGCTCAGAGAATCTCAAGCGGCTCCGCGGGGAAGTCGACGCCGCAAACAACGCCGTCGTAAGGCTCCGCAACACATATGTTTTTGACAATCTCATTCAGGCATCCGCCATTCACGCAGTCGTTGCCCCGGCGCTCGCCGATGCCCGGGTCTGGCTTTCTGAAGGTGTCTCGGGATACGGCCCTGAATCGGAGACCACGATCGGCGTCGTCCTGCTGAGAATCTCCAAGGCGTTTCATAAAGCCAGGGCTCTGAACCACGCTTCCGAAGAGAAAGCTCAAGCGATTCTGAACGAGCAGCGCACCCGGCTCGACCGATTCCTCTTCAGTGTCAACCTGCTCTTTTCCCTGGCCGTGGTGATCACCTTCGCCATGGTTTTCCTTCTCGTTTTTCAGCACATCCTTCAACGCCGGGAGAATGAAGCCCGGGCTGAACGCAGGCGAGCCGAACAGTCTCTGCGGGAGAGCGAGCACAAGTTCAAGACGCTGTTCAACAATGCCGGCGACGGAATCGCCATTCACGATCTGGAGGGTCGCTTCCTGGAAGTCAACCAGGTTCTGTGCGACCGGCTCGGTTACAGCAAAGAGGAGTTGTTGAGGCTTGGTCTCATGGGTATCGACGCTTCCGAAGGCTCGGTTCTCCTGCCCGAGTGGGTCGATGAGTTGACGCACAAGGGCAGCGCCTTCGTTGAGACGATTCACGCGGTTCGCGACGGAAGCCGTATTCCCGTGGAAGTGAACAGCCGAATGGTCGATTTCGGCGGCGAACGCGCCATACTCAGCATGGTCCGCGACATCACCGAACGAAAGCATGCCGAAGGGGCACTCCGGGAGAGCGAAGCCACCCTCAAGAGCATTTTCCGTGTTGCGCCCATCGGCATCGGACTGCTGACCGACGGGATTCTCAAACAGGTGAACGACCGTCTTTGCCGCATGGTCTGTTATTCGAGGCAGGAACTTGTGGGCGGCAGCGCACGAATGCTCTATTTGGACCAGGAGGAATTCGAACGGGCGGGCAAAGAAGAACACGCCCAGATCAGGCACTGGGGAACGGGAACCGTGGAGACGCTCTGGAAGAGGGGGGACGGCGCGGTGATCGATGTCCTCTTGAGCTCCACCCCCATCGATCCGACGGATCTGGCCGCCGGGGTCACCTTTACCGCCCTGGATATTTCGGAACGCAAGCGGGCGGAGGCGGCATTGAGCGAGAGCCAGGCACGGTTCAGGGAACTGGCGGAGCTGCTGCCAGAAACGATTTTTGAAATGGACGCCGACGGACGTCTCACCTTCGTCAACCGGAACGCCTACGACCACTTCGGCTATTCAAAGGAGGAAATCGAGCGCGGCGTGAACGGTTACATGATGATCTCGCCCGAGGACCGCCCGAAAGCCGCCGAGAATGCAAGAAGAGTCATGGCCGGAGAGAGGATCGGGCTCAATGAGTACAAGGCGCTCAGAAAAGACGGGTGCACCTTTCCCGTCATCATACACTCGTCGGCAAAGCTGGATGACGGAAAACCGTCGGGTATCCGGGGCATCATCATCGATATCACCGAAACCAAGAAGCTCGAAGCGCAGCTCCGTCAGGCCCAGAAAATGGAAGCCCTCGGCACCCTCGCCGGCGGGATCGCCCACGATTTCAACAACATCCTCGCCGCCATATTAGGCTATACGGAAATGGCCTTGACCGACGTTTCCAGGAACAATCCCGCGGGCCACTATCTGGAACAGGTGCTCAAAGCCTGTCATCGTGCGAAGGAGCTGGTGAGGCAAATTCTCGCCACCAGCCGTCTTAGAAAGCCTCAGGAACGCGCGCGCACTCAAATTGCGCCGATCGTCAAGGAGGCCCTGAAGCTGTTGAGGGCGTCCCTGCCCGCCACCATAGAAATCCGCTCGAACATTGAAACCCAGACGGGCGGCGCCATGGTCGACCCGACGGAAGTCCATCAGGTGGTGGTCAATCTGTGCACCAACGCCTTTCACGCCATGGAAGAACGGGGAGGGGTCCTGGAAGTGAGCCTGGCGGAAGTCACGATCGATGAAGAGGCGGATGCCTCACCGGCGGGTCTGCGGAGTGGAAATTACCTTCGATTGACGGTCGGCGATACGGGGCATGGAATTGACCCGGCAATTCGGGAGCGGATTTTCGACCCGTACTTCACCACTAAGGAAGTGGGCAAGGGCAGCGGACTGGGGTTGGCCGCGGTCCATGGAATCATGAAAAATTACGGCGGCGCCGTTACGGTGGACAGCGATCCGGGAGTCGGCACGCGTTTCGACGTCTATTTCCCGAGCGTGGAAGTTGCGCAACGGGAGGAGGCTCCGGAGGAGAAAGCGCCTCCACTCGGGAAGGCGGAGCGAATCCTCCTTGTCGATGACGAAGATGTCCTGGTCGAGATGGGAAAGAGCGTCCTGGAGCATCTGGGTTATAAAGTGCGCGGCGTGACGGACAGCGTCGAAGCCCTGGAATTGTTCCGAGCTCAGCCAGATCGCTTCGACCTGGTTATAACGGACTACACCATGCCCCGCATGACCGGCGTGGCTCTTGCCAGGGAAATGATGCGCATCCGACCGGATATCCCGATTGTCCTGTGTACCGGATTTTCCGAGCGGGTAACCGAAGAGGCGGTGAAGGAAGAAGGTATCCGAACACTTGCCATGAAACCGCTCGAAATGCGCGAGATTGCCGAGGTTATCCGCGGGATCCTGGATGAAGAATCCGGCCCTTGA
- a CDS encoding ferredoxin has protein sequence MSKKVYIETEECVGCQSCVGLCPEVFGFDDDAEKAFVILAEGGPEECIDEAIATCPAECIHWEE, from the coding sequence ATGAGCAAGAAAGTATACATTGAAACGGAAGAATGTGTCGGATGCCAAAGCTGCGTTGGACTCTGCCCCGAGGTGTTCGGTTTTGACGACGACGCCGAAAAAGCTTTTGTCATTCTCGCTGAGGGAGGGCCGGAGGAGTGCATCGACGAGGCTATCGCGACTTGTCCCGCGGAATGCATCCACTGGGAAGAGTAG
- a CDS encoding DUF1858 domain-containing protein, which produces MKLDSKMTVGELVTRHPSVMEVFIKRRMPCVGCPTERFHTIEDIARINGIVLEHLLKDLLDAIGVGEET; this is translated from the coding sequence ATGAAGCTCGATTCGAAAATGACGGTCGGCGAACTGGTGACGCGCCATCCATCGGTCATGGAGGTTTTCATCAAGAGAAGAATGCCATGCGTGGGGTGCCCGACCGAAAGATTCCATACGATAGAGGATATCGCCCGCATCAACGGAATCGTACTGGAGCACCTGCTGAAAGATCTGCTGGATGCCATCGGTGTCGGGGAAGAAACATGA
- a CDS encoding DsrE family protein: protein MKVLFVISTDDAETSYNAMRLANLAVKKGDEVSVFMLGKGVLYEKNSTAEFNVVEQVGKYEGDFYVUGVCMKSHGLEGSSSCPIAWMDDLYELSMEADKVFTF from the coding sequence ATGAAAGTACTTTTTGTAATTTCAACGGACGATGCTGAAACATCCTACAATGCGATGAGGCTTGCAAACTTGGCTGTGAAGAAAGGCGATGAAGTGAGTGTTTTCATGCTGGGAAAGGGTGTTCTTTACGAAAAAAACAGCACCGCTGAATTCAATGTGGTTGAACAGGTCGGCAAATATGAAGGTGACTTCTATGTCTGAGGGGTTTGCATGAAATCCCACGGTCTGGAGGGATCAAGCTCTTGCCCCATCGCCTGGATGGACGACCTTTACGAATTGTCCATGGAGGCGGACAAGGTGTTCACTTTCTGA
- the rd gene encoding rubredoxin produces MEKWRCIPCDYIYDPAEGDEEGGIEPGIAFEGLPEDWVCPICGAGKDQFEKVE; encoded by the coding sequence ATGGAGAAGTGGCGTTGTATTCCTTGCGACTATATATACGATCCGGCGGAAGGCGACGAGGAGGGCGGTATCGAACCGGGCATCGCTTTCGAGGGTCTGCCCGAAGACTGGGTTTGTCCCATCTGCGGTGCCGGCAAGGATCAATTTGAAAAAGTGGAGTAG
- a CDS encoding PxxKW family cysteine-rich protein — translation MKDVERKPIVKECEGCDNIDEGKCRIWASPAAKWRIGKCPSASHVKLEAQQPDQKVRVGQQKQKARTKGGKK, via the coding sequence ATGAAGGACGTGGAACGCAAGCCGATCGTCAAGGAATGCGAGGGATGCGACAACATCGATGAGGGCAAGTGCCGCATATGGGCATCCCCGGCGGCGAAGTGGAGAATCGGAAAGTGCCCTTCCGCCAGTCACGTGAAGCTTGAAGCGCAGCAGCCCGACCAGAAGGTGCGAGTGGGCCAGCAAAAGCAGAAGGCGAGAACCAAGGGCGGCAAGAAGTAA
- a CDS encoding Crp/Fnr family transcriptional regulator, which yields MSSLTDLSDTLSRSALFAGIEKEKRSGILSFGHHRVCESGVTLFREGESALRSYLVLRGCLKLTKLHEDGKEAIVRYVNPGEITAAVSVSNGRTYPVTAQSVGPSEVIGWGRETMLELMTTHPQLAINMLRAAVERLDDIQNRYLELCAERVEQRIARALLRIMKQSGRKTDNGILIAFRLSRQDLADYTGTTLYTVSRTLSNWEKKGWIASGRERIVVADPHALVTFAETG from the coding sequence ATGAGCAGTCTTACGGATTTGTCGGATACCCTCAGCAGGTCGGCTCTGTTTGCCGGCATTGAAAAAGAGAAGCGTTCGGGTATTTTGAGCTTCGGTCATCACCGCGTCTGCGAATCGGGGGTCACGCTCTTTCGTGAGGGGGAGTCCGCCCTTCGATCTTATCTGGTCCTGAGAGGTTGCCTGAAACTGACCAAGCTGCACGAAGACGGCAAAGAAGCCATCGTTCGTTATGTCAACCCCGGCGAAATCACAGCCGCGGTCTCTGTTTCCAATGGAAGAACGTACCCTGTCACGGCACAATCCGTCGGCCCCTCCGAAGTCATCGGGTGGGGCAGGGAGACCATGCTCGAGCTCATGACCACTCATCCGCAATTGGCAATCAATATGCTGCGCGCGGCGGTCGAGCGTTTGGACGACATTCAGAACCGCTACCTCGAGTTGTGCGCGGAACGGGTGGAGCAGCGGATCGCGAGGGCTCTGCTGCGCATCATGAAACAATCGGGCCGCAAGACCGACAACGGTATTCTCATTGCTTTCCGCCTCAGTCGACAGGACCTGGCCGATTACACCGGCACCACCCTGTACACCGTGAGCCGTACCCTCAGCAACTGGGAAAAGAAGGGGTGGATTGCATCTGGCAGGGAGCGCATCGTTGTGGCCGACCCGCACGCTCTGGTGACCTTTGCCGAAACCGGCTGA
- a CDS encoding TAXI family TRAP transporter solute-binding subunit, translating into MICLFFLVSAVPASLAAEEQRLFRIGTGGLTGVYYPIGKLIAKGLTEYGQGKTVAGEGKSGVSGLVGVAQNSAGSVENVRNVVSGEIEAGLVQADVAALAFRGENVFAGDEGPRKLRAVASLYPEKFQIVTRRDADIRRFSDLRGKRISIDEKGSGTLSVMRIVLEAHGLSERDLLPVYLKPVFTHDKMVSGELQGFVMMAGVPMEAVTRVSDIGISLVPIDPEIASQIAKRSPYLVPSTIAAGAYPGIPEISTLQVFALLTVSSESPEGLVHEVTAALWSERTLSLLHEGHPQGKLITLKTALDGIPIPLHPGAERFYREQGITPKEAPMP; encoded by the coding sequence ATGATTTGCCTGTTCTTTCTTGTCTCGGCGGTTCCCGCTTCTCTCGCCGCGGAAGAGCAGCGCTTGTTTCGCATCGGAACCGGGGGCCTCACCGGTGTTTATTACCCGATAGGCAAGTTGATCGCGAAAGGACTGACCGAATACGGCCAGGGAAAGACCGTTGCCGGAGAGGGGAAAAGCGGCGTGAGCGGACTGGTTGGCGTGGCTCAGAACTCCGCGGGGTCCGTGGAAAACGTGCGCAATGTGGTTTCCGGTGAGATCGAAGCCGGATTGGTCCAGGCCGATGTTGCGGCTTTGGCGTTCCGGGGGGAAAATGTCTTCGCCGGGGATGAAGGTCCGCGGAAGCTTCGGGCGGTGGCGAGCCTCTATCCCGAAAAGTTTCAGATCGTGACGCGACGGGACGCCGATATCCGGCGGTTTTCCGATCTGCGCGGAAAACGCATTTCCATCGACGAGAAGGGTTCGGGGACGCTGTCGGTCATGCGGATTGTTCTGGAAGCCCACGGCTTGTCCGAGAGAGACTTGCTCCCCGTGTACCTGAAACCGGTGTTCACTCACGACAAGATGGTCAGCGGCGAACTGCAGGGTTTTGTGATGATGGCGGGGGTCCCCATGGAAGCGGTTACCCGCGTCTCCGACATCGGCATATCCCTTGTTCCCATTGATCCCGAGATCGCGTCGCAAATCGCCAAACGGTCTCCATACCTCGTTCCCTCAACGATTGCCGCCGGTGCCTATCCAGGGATTCCGGAGATTTCGACCCTGCAGGTCTTCGCCCTGCTGACGGTCAGTTCCGAATCCCCCGAGGGTCTCGTGCATGAAGTGACTGCCGCCCTTTGGAGTGAACGGACGCTCTCGCTTCTCCATGAGGGGCACCCGCAGGGGAAGTTGATAACCTTGAAGACCGCCCTGGACGGCATCCCGATACCCCTTCATCCAGGTGCGGAAAGATTCTACAGGGAACAAGGGATCACTCCAAAGGAAGCTCCGATGCCATGA
- the fdhF gene encoding formate dehydrogenase subunit alpha, whose translation MEFKSVITTCPICACGCGMWLEVMDGRIVATAPSKTSPTNRGKLCIKGWNVHEFVQHPDRLKKPLIRKDGVSREVPWDEALAYTAGELRRIRDAYGPDSIAFLSSARCTNEENYILQKFARTAVGTNNVDHCARLUHGPTVAGLALAFGSGAMTNSFDELENANCLFVIGSNTTVAHPIVAGRLLKAKAKGNTLIVADPRKSHVAGLANIHIQHKLGSDVALINGMMHVIYKNGWHNRAFIEERTENSDALIEMIEKYPPERVAEITGVPASAIIEVAECYAKSEASSIVYCLGITQHTTAVDNVKSLANLSMLCGQIGRPSTGVNPLRGQNNVQGACDMGALPNVYPGYQAVTVPEVRQKFETAWKRNLPPNAGLTIMEMLQGCSDGKIKAMVILGENPVMSDPDSNHVKHALESVEFFMAIDIFPTPTTALAHVVLPAASFAEVDGTFSNSERRVQRVRKAIEPIAGKTNWQIIQELSTLLEYPMHYESSEELFNEMAALNPSFGGISYARLEREELCWPCLSPDHPGTPILHIGKFSRGRGLFHAIEYKPPAETPDEEYPFWLTTGTGYAHYLTATMTRRCKHLDREMPELITDLNPEDGIRMRIANGEYVRVSSRRGTLITRVQLTQRVKPGMVFMPLHYEEAAANLLTNPALDPISKTPEYKVCAVKLEKVAQGVTV comes from the coding sequence ATGGAATTCAAGTCGGTGATCACTACGTGTCCAATCTGTGCTTGCGGCTGTGGGATGTGGCTCGAGGTAATGGACGGACGGATCGTGGCGACGGCGCCTTCGAAAACCAGCCCCACCAATAGAGGAAAGCTCTGCATCAAAGGCTGGAACGTCCATGAGTTCGTGCAGCATCCGGATCGGCTCAAAAAGCCGCTCATCCGCAAAGACGGGGTCTCCCGGGAGGTCCCCTGGGATGAGGCTCTGGCTTATACGGCGGGTGAGCTTCGAAGGATCAGGGATGCATACGGACCGGACAGCATCGCCTTTCTCAGTTCCGCTCGCTGCACCAACGAAGAAAACTACATTTTGCAGAAGTTTGCCCGCACCGCCGTCGGCACCAACAACGTGGATCATTGCGCCCGCCTCTGACACGGCCCCACCGTGGCAGGTCTTGCCCTCGCATTCGGAAGCGGCGCCATGACCAACTCCTTCGATGAGCTCGAAAACGCCAACTGCCTCTTCGTCATCGGTTCCAACACGACGGTCGCTCACCCTATCGTTGCGGGGCGACTCTTAAAGGCCAAGGCCAAAGGGAACACGCTCATCGTTGCCGATCCTAGAAAATCTCACGTGGCCGGGCTGGCTAACATCCACATCCAACACAAGCTCGGCTCGGATGTGGCCCTCATCAACGGCATGATGCACGTCATTTACAAGAATGGCTGGCACAACCGGGCATTCATTGAAGAGCGCACTGAAAATTCCGATGCCTTGATCGAGATGATCGAGAAGTATCCGCCCGAACGGGTCGCCGAGATTACCGGCGTGCCCGCATCGGCGATCATCGAGGTAGCGGAATGCTATGCCAAATCGGAGGCAAGCTCCATCGTTTACTGCCTGGGAATCACTCAACACACGACGGCGGTGGACAACGTGAAAAGCCTTGCCAATCTGTCGATGCTGTGCGGCCAGATCGGGCGTCCGTCGACCGGGGTAAACCCCTTGCGGGGGCAAAACAATGTGCAGGGCGCGTGCGACATGGGCGCCCTTCCCAACGTCTATCCCGGCTACCAGGCGGTCACCGTCCCTGAGGTCCGGCAGAAATTCGAGACGGCCTGGAAAAGGAACCTGCCTCCCAATGCTGGATTGACCATCATGGAAATGCTGCAGGGATGCAGCGACGGCAAGATCAAGGCAATGGTGATCCTGGGAGAGAATCCCGTGATGAGCGATCCGGATTCGAACCATGTGAAGCACGCTCTGGAATCCGTAGAGTTCTTCATGGCCATAGACATCTTCCCTACCCCGACGACTGCGCTCGCTCACGTCGTCTTGCCGGCGGCGTCCTTTGCCGAGGTGGACGGCACCTTCAGCAATTCCGAGCGGCGCGTGCAGAGGGTGCGCAAGGCGATAGAGCCCATTGCGGGAAAGACGAACTGGCAGATCATCCAGGAGCTTTCCACCCTGCTTGAGTACCCCATGCACTACGAGAGTTCGGAAGAGCTCTTCAACGAAATGGCCGCCTTGAACCCTTCCTTCGGTGGAATAAGCTACGCCAGGCTCGAGAGGGAGGAGCTTTGCTGGCCGTGCCTATCTCCGGATCATCCGGGAACGCCCATCCTGCACATCGGCAAGTTCTCGCGAGGGCGTGGGCTCTTTCATGCAATCGAGTACAAGCCGCCCGCGGAAACCCCGGACGAAGAGTATCCTTTCTGGCTGACCACCGGAACGGGCTATGCCCATTACCTCACCGCTACGATGACGAGGCGCTGCAAGCACCTCGACCGTGAAATGCCCGAGCTCATAACGGACCTCAATCCGGAAGACGGCATACGGATGCGGATCGCCAACGGCGAATATGTCAGGGTGAGCAGCCGCCGGGGGACCCTAATAACGAGGGTTCAACTCACCCAGCGGGTAAAACCGGGGATGGTCTTCATGCCGCTCCACTATGAGGAAGCGGCGGCCAATTTGCTCACCAATCCGGCTCTGGATCCCATCAGCAAAACTCCTGAATACAAGGTGTGTGCCGTAAAGTTGGAGAAAGTCGCCCAGGGCGTGACCGTATAG
- a CDS encoding hemerythrin domain-containing protein → MKATDELKKEHRGIELMLRVLEAVADRFRRGERVDPAHLQGILEFLSVFVDKCHHGKEEEFLFPALEMAGVPREGGPIGVMLSEHEKGRGLAARLKEAVTGRQPGDAPDTAGAQRIIGEYVALLTQHIAKENMVLFAMADARLDSNKDAELYEAFEKLERERIGVGKHDEFHALLDRLEAAFLK, encoded by the coding sequence GTGAAAGCAACGGATGAACTCAAGAAAGAACACCGGGGAATAGAGCTCATGCTGAGGGTCCTGGAAGCCGTGGCTGACAGATTCAGGCGCGGTGAGCGCGTTGATCCGGCGCATCTCCAAGGTATCTTGGAGTTCCTGTCGGTTTTCGTCGACAAGTGCCATCACGGCAAGGAGGAGGAATTCCTGTTTCCGGCGCTGGAAATGGCAGGCGTGCCGCGTGAAGGCGGTCCGATCGGGGTCATGCTGAGCGAGCACGAAAAGGGCCGCGGGCTTGCCGCGAGACTCAAGGAGGCGGTGACCGGCCGGCAACCGGGGGATGCCCCCGATACGGCCGGAGCTCAGCGGATCATCGGTGAATACGTGGCGCTGCTGACCCAGCATATCGCCAAGGAGAACATGGTCCTTTTCGCCATGGCGGATGCCAGGCTGGATTCGAATAAAGACGCCGAGCTTTACGAGGCGTTCGAGAAGCTCGAGCGCGAGCGCATCGGCGTGGGTAAACACGATGAGTTTCATGCTCTTCTGGATCGGCTGGAGGCCGCATTCCTGAAATGA
- a CDS encoding VOC family protein: protein MQDHLMTTNTILYCKEWEKTVGFYRDRLRLPVLFSTDWFVEFRLNAVSRLSIADEKRSSVKSCGGEGVTLALEVDDIETVWERSESAGLKPTAVRKHPWDARVFHLFDPEGHRMEIWQSSKHGAAQGPGTKQRDTAQ from the coding sequence ATGCAAGATCATTTGATGACCACCAATACGATTCTTTACTGTAAGGAATGGGAAAAAACCGTCGGTTTCTACAGGGACCGTCTGCGGTTGCCCGTCCTCTTTTCCACGGACTGGTTCGTGGAATTTCGCCTGAACGCGGTGTCGAGATTGAGCATTGCCGATGAAAAACGATCTTCCGTCAAGAGCTGTGGGGGTGAGGGCGTTACCCTGGCGCTGGAAGTCGATGACATTGAAACGGTATGGGAACGCTCCGAGAGCGCGGGTTTGAAACCGACGGCGGTCCGGAAGCATCCCTGGGACGCCAGGGTATTTCATCTTTTTGACCCGGAGGGACACCGTATGGAAATATGGCAGTCGTCCAAACACGGTGCGGCGCAGGGTCCCGGCACAAAGCAAAGGGACACCGCTCAATGA